The sequence cTCCATTATGATTAGATTATTTGTCGCAATAAATATCGTGTTAGGTAAAgctctaggataggatgtgccaattagtcattaaaaatctgtctgtcaaaatcgtaccggttgctgattggttgaaaatgacaatcgattacttcgatcagcggtatcacattttcaaaagggcagcttgttgttaccttggccgtgttgctgggtaattattttgaaatttaagactaaattcaaaagtttgttttttcattttttgggtaAAATAAATTTATGTCAGGCTGCAAATGATGTATGCATGATTCTTAAGAGTTATGCTAATTTCGAACACTCAATTTGAAGCTCTATTAGCCAACTTTTTATCCATTTCACTGTAAAACTCTTACATTTCCATGTTAAAACTTTTTTCTGATAGTACGTATCATCCTTTATTATGAATTATGGCAAAAGTGAATGGGAAAATATGATTTAATTACATATTTTATTCAGCggattttgcttaaaaaatattcggaagcactggccaccacctcgtcgaagcaatcgactgaggaaacaacaagacagttgcaatttttttttttttttttttttttttttttattttatttcgtcaaccgacgtagactagtacatatacaatatacatgtttttctttattttcttaatgctataaatacggtattatagtgtataaaaataaaaatagtttggttaagtagtgtttaattttgcgatttaatgtaaatttagatgtgtaggtttcgaattgtgacaaaatatttttttaggttctgccgagacattgtaaagtcaatagtttcgcagtgttgattatagatagccatcatctgattgagaggtccgaatttttcataatttgtacggcagtgattaattaaaaatgtatgtcgatgacgcagttgtcgagatggtatgtagaaatttaatttcgataaaatgtttgttgagtcaatacgctgcgaaactatatcgttaataaatgaaaccattgcagtttcacgacgctctttcaaagattgaatgtttataagcttgcagcgtgcctcatatgatggaagtgggaatgttgtccaacctaatttacgaagagcaaataataggaattgttttgtactgattctaattGTTCTTCGTGTGTTAGTGAAAATGGATaccatacaatgctgcaatatGCCAGTGTCGACCTTACATATGCAATATGTAAGGTTGTGAGTGTGTAGGGGTCAGGAAAGGTATAGCAGGAACGTTGTATGAAACCCATCATATtgtttgctttatgaataatggtgttgtagtggtcgatgaacgttagtttggagtctaagataattcctaaattcctaactCTATCGCATTCTTTTACAACCTGGTTTCCTAATACAATTGAGAGATTTTATGCTatttttttctgctgaatgatataaggttacattttttacattcagttgcaatagtcttttattgcaccattcgtagaatgtgcatatttcgttctggaatatgttgaggtcatttttattccctatctccaaaaagagcttcatgtcatctgcatagattaacactttaagtttgtcaagaatgaaggaaatgtcgtttacatatattatgaataatagaggccccaaatgagaggacaccggaagtggcttgaatgggttttgatctattgttgttaaattttataatcaattggcgatcagttaagtaggattcaagccatttgagtagtcccagctcaattccagtttttttcaatttgaatagaagcatgggtatatctatgcgatcaaatgctttactgaagtcagtataaagagcttctacatggtttcctttatccattgcattcagggtatagtcaacaaattcaagaagattggttgaacttgaacgccctttacagaagccatgctgtgcgtctgttattcggttttttacttgtttgaataatttttcgtttactatggcctcaaaaagttttggaatgcaagagataatggctattccacgataattacgtatgtctgattttttccagatttgaaaataggtatcaaaatgagtttttccatatatttgggaattttcctgattctagtgacatattaaatagccaaaataatggaGTGGTTAGTTCCACTGTTAGGGTTTTCATAAATATAggagggattccatcaggaccaggacctttcgaagcatctaaattacgtagggcctgcaaaatgtcatggacttgaagttgattcactccaatatcatttgaaaactctggaaaaaatgcaaaatagtcgcggtcacgatcattttcagaaaatgtagaataggtttcctggaaaaaatctgcaaaaagattacagttcttttCCGAGCTATCCCCCGCGTTTTCGTCTAGATGCATAATTGATGGAAAGTTATTagatttcagttttgttttacgtaattaaagaagttctttggataggactttatttcgctctcagtttttgaattgtaatcttccaatgcgttactgatagcgtaattcaattgatcgcatacgtccaagtaatatactaaattttcattactgTTATGACTTTTGAAAGTTTTGTGTGGCTTTTGCTTGCGATTTCTTAAATTCTTGATTTGCCGGTTATACCAAATTGGgtctttattattgttatgacgtcgttttcgttttagtgGAGTTTCTTGCGAGATTATGTCAAATAATAATCTGTAAAAAGTGTTAACAGATGCTTcgacattttcttcatttcttaaaactatttgcCAGTTTATACTACTTAACCTACctcgaatattttcatagttcGCTAAATTGTATTCAAAGACATCCTCATACTCACAATCGTTGAGTTTTTGTTGGTCATGAATGAATAACGAGTATTCGATTGCAGTGTGGAACGCTTAATTTTCCATAATGGATTGAGAGGTTCTGTTACACAAAAATCTTCATAGATATTTGTCAACAAGAGGTCCAAATagcaattttgattgttttttaaatgtttaattTGGTTCGATCCTAATTTTGCAgacttgtcaaaaattaattgcaaAGTTTCGTTATCCCCAACGACTGGCAGTAGGATACATTCGTTTTCTGAGTCTAGAATAAAGTCAGCATTGCGTTGGTTAAAGTCCCCATAGATGTGAACTTTAACCTCCGGTGGATGTTCTGATAGTATTTGTTCAGCGCACTCAAAAAAAGATTCATAGTTGTGCTTACAAGCATGAAGAGGTGGGAAATATACCGATGCGAATATATGCATTTCTCCAGCTATTTGGGTTTTTACCCAGACATGctcaaattcattgaatttatttgttgtgatgATTTCTGAATTAAAGTTTGCTGAAATAGCTATTAGAACACCACCACCGGACTTTTTCTGAGACGTTAGAAAACTCCTGTCATCTCTAAATACATTAAAGttacttccaaaaatttcttcactcctaacgctttcatcccagcttGTTTCAGTTGCCAGAATAATCGAAAAGGATGagcttaataaatttttaaatatatccttcattttggctgggcttttcattcgattgaaattctgacaataaattagaacttcagtCGAATTCTGTTTCtgcgaagaagtttttggaagtatGACGGTCGACGAAATATTTACCTCTTCTGATGTTTCATGTAGCGTGTTATCTTCACTTGTTAATGTTACTTCCGGAGAGTGCGTCATTGCCGATGAAAATTTGGTGGGCTGTAGAATTTATATGCGGCCTCCCTAGTGCGTTGAAGTTGTTGAGTGCGTTCACTGGAAAGGAACGAACGGTGTGATTGAAGGTCTGCCAAGGCGTCGTTGCGAGATATTCCTAGATCCTCGTGTACATCCAGGAAAATTTGACGCAATAGTTGTATGTCTGTTGGTAGTCCTTCAGATGCTAGCATTGCAGTGGCGCTGGTTTTGGTGGTTCCACGAATGCATACTGTAGGTGGCTGGTCGTGCAAGTATGACAGGAACATACGCACAATGTCCATAATTTTTGGGTCCCGTAGTCGTGCTTTTAAAAAACGTCGATCACCAGACGCAGATTGCTCTGTGAGTCTTACTATAGGTGGTCGCATTGGGTCCAGCAGAGGAGGGTGCTCGATATCCATTTGAAGTCGGCTTTCACTGCTGCAAGAAAGTTGTGCtggctgttgctgttgttgttggctTTGTGACTGTTGATAGTTTTCTGGTTGATGTTGTTCTTTTGAATAGGTGGTTCTGCTCGATATGGGTTGATAGTTTCACCCTttctaaaattaattagttttggGACTGATAGACCAGGGATAGGATGGTCGGTGATAGAGGGTGGACTGGCAAATTTAACTTTAGCAATAGCAAGTAGTTCCTTGTCTTTACCCATGTGTCCTTGAGTATGATCTTTGAAAGTTGCAGGTGGTTTGTTGCTAATACGAACGGATTGTTGTTTTCTTCGTTTCCTTCGTTGTCTAGCCTTATCAACGGCTTTTTCTTGGAGCTTTTGCCTATTCAGCTTCTTGTCGTATGTCGACCAGTCTGGCCTCCAATACCATTTATTTCCCAGCATTCGCCAACCAGCGGAGGAAAGGTCTTTTTTCGATTGAGCTTCGTTGCTCAATTTAGAGAATTTGGCTCGACGCTCAGCAAACAGGTCCATGATTGCATTATTGGTCACGTCTTGCTGGGATTGtcgattttgttgttgttgtagatGTTCTGATGCCTTTTGCCGTTCATTGGAGTCTTGGAAAGATTGTTGTTGctgttcttgttgttgatgttgttggTGTTGATGCAGTTCTTGTTGATGTGGAGACAGCTCAGTAGTCGAAACGTCATATAGCTCGTCTGCCAAAGTGTTGTGTAAAggaggtgaatttatttctgcaCTGTTACTTAAGTTGGAAACAGCAGCAGAAACATGTTTCACTTCATCCAATATatcatccaatttttttgattCAGTGAGGACTAGGGAAGATGGCACCAGGTCGCTTTTGAGGTCATTTATAAGTTGTGGAATAAGGCCCATTGAAATTGTTGTTGTTTCCATCGCctccactgctgctgctgtagctGATTTAACCGCCTTTTCTACTATGAGGTCGTCCGGAGGAGGTGTGTCCAAAAATGCTGATAGCTTGTTTTTAATTTCTGTAGCGTATGCTCTGTTGTTGTTGGTGACATTGATGACGCCCCGCTCAATGTTGGTAAGCATTGTTTCGACGTGAGCAATCGCCTCATCGTGTGTGTTGTTTAAGGTCTCAAAATTTGTGAGCACCTTATGATTTGCCACTAATCTGTGTTCAATGTTCTCAGAAATGTTTTCAGAGACATTGATAATTTATTTAGATTAAGTTCTTGCGCGAACTTTTCTTGGCAATCATTACAGAGAGGCAGCATAAAAGTGCGTAGCACTTCTTCGTGATTCCTTTGGACGCCTATGCATGCTGCATGAAAGGTGCGTTTGCAGGATCCATAACAGCGCCATAAAAAGTGATTGTCACTTTGCGCACAATTTCTTATTCCACACTTCATGGCACAATTAAACGCGAAATGCGCGCGGGTCaggtcaaaatatttaaaagataAGCACGGTAAAGTTGAACGCGAGGAGAACGCGCGtgtatgtaaaataaaaaatatttatcacgtcaagtttaaatgtttaaaaattgttaagacGCCGCGATACGAGTGGCTAcacgacgagaaaaaaaataaaattaaatacttGCGGAGCGCAACGACACACAACCGCCTTCGTCAACCACTCGTGATGGAAAAGTTCAAAAttcaattgtcacatcctatcctggGTAAAGctgagaaagaaaattgaatgtatggggatggcatcaggttgttgtttatcatgatatttattaccataaatggcgtaatctatATAAGGCTATAACTGTAAGGCTATAACTTGGCCGTTTGACACTTATGGTACCGGtaccttggctgctaggtcCAAGCAAACTAGACATTAATTACAAACTATAACAAACTAaatgttggtcacgcgaacagATATAAGGATATTAGGcatgagtacgttaggcataaaggatgttaagcataaaaaccagcccacgacataaagaaggtattatgcctaacgtccttatgcttAACGGCATGGACCCAGCAATCTCATATTTAtgcatcaacacatttcctgaaggagttttcgtaagaagttctgaaggatttcctgaagaaattcccaaacatatttcctTAAGAAAGAAGTACCTTAAGTTTCCTTaaaaaaacagctgaaataaGATTCAAAGAAGTTTTCTTaatcaaatttccaaagaaattcctaaaaaaattgtcgaagtatatctgaagaaatttgcAAAGTATTTTATATAGGTGTTTCCGAGGGATTTTcacaaaacattttcgaacaaacacctaaaggaattcaaaaaaatcgtgaaggaatcgccaaatgcatcggcaaatgcatctctaaaggaatttccggaacaattccttgagatgttttctaaagttttagcaaagaaaatctcaaattaaatcctggagaatgttctgaagcaattcttgaaATCGGGAGGATTTTTGGATGGaatttatggagaaattttcaggggaatacctggaggaatttcctatgtgattcctgaaggaattttgattgaatggctgaagcaatttctgggtgaacttgcgaaggaattcctggaggaatttcttgagtgatttacaacattgtttatGTGAGGCTaccaaaaattctttaaaaaaatatttttcgctgtatttacttttttgaattgattattttgctgctaaaatctatatatggcacgtttgtttttacctggaaattaatgtaaaacacctggaaaaaacctggaaaaatcagggaattttgtttttacggatgagtagacaccctgtagAAGGAACTACCATctagtgaactggcagcggatCCAGCAGTGCGTTGACACCACCATCggcagctgtgcgccatcgaagaggcaatctcggtggccagagagcagcatgttcTAACGGCTCGTCGggtaagcaacaccctaaccAAAGATCTCATTCGTGGTTCGCAGAAAGTACCAACGTACTGAACTGCATGCATTCAAAACCCGATGCAATCGTTTTACAAAAGtaatccaggccagaatggtggacctcagaaaaagtgatttttcaataaaatccgCGCTCTCCCGAACTGTGCTTAGCCGTTCTGGAAGTTGAcagaaattctaaaatccaagcctcgatcgattccacctttgatcccattagaTAGCAATGGcgctaaggatcgcttgataattCCTACAGTGAAGGTCGCCGAAATTGGTCGTCACTTTGTCAGCTCGCACAATTTTGGACAGAACATCATCAGAACGACTTCGCGGAgtagttggagatctcagctggcgaattggcggcctatatcaaatcatcgaaaaacatgaaggccccaggcttagacagcatcctgaatcttgaACTCAAACATATGAGTGCTCCATTTTTCGAGCACCTTTCTCTGATCTTTAACCAGTGTCTCcgtctcagctacttcccatcgtcctgaaagtcagccaaagtcatccccatccggaagcctgggaaggatccttcctctccgAGAAGTTATcgccccatcagccttctctcatgGTTATCGAAGCTGTTTGAAAAGGCGATTTAGAGCTaattacttgagtctgccgaacaccacaacatcttgctcgaggaacagtttggtttccgacgcggtcgatcaaccgtacaccaactgaccggAGCTACCAACGTCCAATACCAatatccaccatggccttactcgatgtcgagaaggcattcgacaatgtattACATGATGGGCTTGTATACAAACTAcatcgctacaatcttcccagctgcctagtgaaaatcatcaaaaattacctgtcggcaaggattGGAAGTATCCTCGTATCCTCGGCCCCcagcttttcaatctgttcccttctgacatgccagaacctccacaAGGTGGCAttttgtctctgttcgcagatgacacttTCATCGTCTACaatggtagagtgatcagagcgctagttgatgccctgacagagtacctcaccagctggaagatatgtatcaacgcggcgaagacccaggtcacaATTTttccccactctaaatcccctaaacatgttccgcctgggactgtaaaatcattctCAATGGCACGACTCTGGAATGGGCCAATTAGGCCGACTTCCTTggcttggcttgaccctcgacagcaagcttattttccgtCAACAGGTTGACCAGACGGTGACGAAGTGTCAAGGTTTTGTTGAAAATaatgtaccctttgatcaactgtcggtcgtcattgtccttgtaaaataagcttgctgtgtTAGTTAAGTTAAGTTAAATGATATGTTTCTCAGTGAGTCTGTACGAAAACCGTggtcattcattcatttttagctgtgatacatcggaaatggAAAAGGGGGTccagtctccccagtctcccctacgaCATGTATTTTCAACAGGTATGCCCCTCTTATGTGTCTAGATCTGAACCCAACAAAATGAGTTTCAATCCAGAACAGCACTAACTTATATGCAGATGACAGCATTCCACTAAATAAAATACTGGAGAAATGAAGATGAATGCATTTGCTCACTGTTTCATTTAGCCCCAAAACATCTAGCTTGGCTAAGTCACTGTCCCCAATACATACCTAATTGTTGCATCATATGACTGAGGTCCAACCACAGGTGTCGATACTCGGTCAACTTGTCGGCAGGTTTTTCAGTGCCTAAAATATCCATCAGCTCCAGGGAAAAAGCTTTGCTCGTAGTTCTAAAGGCGTTACAGTTAACAAACCTGCATATATTGTTCAGGTCATAGTCGTATTAATGCATTTAATATCATCTAGAAAGCACTTACCATAAACTGCAGAACCCATTCAACATCGCTAATATGTGATAATAGGCGAAAGTGTGTGTTAGCTGGAAATCCGGTTGCAAATAGTACTGGGACAGTATGATCACGATACTGACAATCCACGATACAACACACAGCGCCCATGTGATCGGATAGAGCTGCGGAAAGACGATCGGTTTTCCGGTGACCATCAGATACTTGTACTGGAAGTCGGTCCACATGTTCTTGAACTTGGCCACCTGGGATCCATTCCGCCACGATGCAAAGGGGAGAAGAAAATGGGGAACCAAAAGGCTCATGAAGATGATGTTGTAGATGACTTCGTCGAAGCGTTTGTCGCTGGTCGAAATGAATCGGTTGATGCGTTCCTTCGCCACCAGCACCACTACGGCCGTTTCGCAGGCGTAGATGAAGTAGGCCCAAATAAAGAACTTTGAGACCCACGTGAACGTGGTGCGCGGCATGTTGACCCCTTGGGAAATAGTTACGAAGCGAAGAATGCAATAGTCAATAATATTATGCAAATTAGGACTAACCTTTAGGACTTCTTACGATTGGCATGACGCCCATGATCTGGAACAAGACTAAAAGGCTTTTGGTGGTGTGGTAGAAAGAATCGTGTTCATCCAGAAGGTTCACATCGTCGGCCTGATATTTTATCTTGCGTATTTGCGTGTGGGTTGGCGATTTATTATATGCTGAAATATGTAACACTATGTCAATTTTTTGTATCGAAATACCGGGGCTTAGTTGTTTTTTAACCgtgttttaacaaattttaaccaatttattttttattgccaattttttttttcgtattgaGAGATTCATATGCCGTTAATCAACATGGAACCGAAATCATCGAAAGGTCGAGCTACTCTAGTTCAATAATGTTGACCACCATCGTTCGGAATAAATGCGCTTCAAGCATTTCCTAAAGGTAAcccggggtctccagtagccttgcgagcaaaggcgtaggattgccaatccggagatgacgagttcgattatcggcccggtctaggatgttttcgggtaggaaacattctcgactcccgtACTCACTAGATACATACTCACTCATGCAATGGAAGGCATAGAAAATGTAACAATaaataactgaagaaatgctaaaagaatattaagttgaaaagcaggccaatttccagttggaatgtagagccatcgaagaagaagaagaattaacaCAAGCATGAAttggtgatgatgatggataCATTTATACTATGTAAGCGAATCAACTAGGTCAACTAGGAAGTAGTTATGGCTTCAAGAATTCAGTAGAGAATCCGAAAATGTAAAGAATGTCTatgaatccaaactaaactTATCAGTAAATACCCTCAGTAAAATTGAGATTTATAGTTAGTACCTTTTTGCAACTGCTGCATCTGCTCTTTGATGCGGCGATTATCTTCCAACTGTTGGCGTTGGTTcggattcaaaattttctgCCGTATCCAATACTTCGAGTCTTCCATCTGGCCGTGGATCATTTTGGCGCCAAGATTGATTGTGGTTCGTCACgtgcttttttttcgaaagtgtAGTTAACTTTAATGGCGCCTATCCACTCGATTGATGCAACATAGTTCTGTAAATGCGTAATTTATGTATCTGTCGGTTGGAACAGTGGAGAAGATGCCTGTGCAATGATGTTGATCTTTTTTGCCTCTTTTTCAGCAACGCACACAATCTTGTTTAAGttttttttgcttgtttttATGGCACTTATTCCAATTACTTCCAGAATTTGTATATTTCTTTTGCCGCGAGGACCCACACTGCAGTGGGTTGTGCTGCAATTAATTTGCCACTGGTCTTTATGGTCTTTGCAATTCTTTCGAAAGGGGCGATGGGCGGAAACTAAGTGAGTCGCACTACTGTGGAACATATTGGCTTTATAGCACCGCCAGCTGGAAGAACTGAGCGTGGAAGGTCGTTAAAGTCTTATGAGCTGAcattgttttttgtttgttcttgattcaaaattaattcgcTCCGGTTTATCTATTATTGATGGGTACGGCTGCTGTGCTTGGGGGAGAGCTAGATAGATATGTGT comes from Armigeres subalbatus isolate Guangzhou_Male chromosome 2, GZ_Asu_2, whole genome shotgun sequence and encodes:
- the LOC134212479 gene encoding gustatory and odorant receptor 22, which encodes MIHGQMEDSKYWIRQKILNPNQRQQLEDNRRIKEQMQQLQKAYNKSPTHTQIRKIKYQADDVNLLDEHDSFYHTTKSLLVLFQIMGVMPIVRSPKGVNMPRTTFTWVSKFFIWAYFIYACETAVVVLVAKERINRFISTSDKRFDEVIYNIIFMSLLVPHFLLPFASWRNGSQVAKFKNMWTDFQYKYLMVTGKPIVFPQLYPITWALCVVSWIVSIVIILSQYYLQPDFQLTHTFAYYHILAMLNGFCSLWFVNCNAFRTTSKAFSLELMDILGTEKPADKLTEYRHLWLDLSHMMQQLGKAYSNMYGIYCLVIFFTTIIATYGALSEIMEHGATYKEVGLFVIVLYCMGLLFVICNEAHHASRRVGLNFQERLLNVNLTAVDKATQKEVEMFLVAIDKNPPTMNLDGYANINRGLLTSNISFMATYLVVLMQFKLTLLRQSARKALIPALRANLTYPS